One Engystomops pustulosus chromosome 7, aEngPut4.maternal, whole genome shotgun sequence DNA window includes the following coding sequences:
- the IFITM10 gene encoding interferon-induced transmembrane protein 10 — MESKAYKVEGTWHLPQCKHTLQREKKKTKPPPGTVSVATGKSGPAITVIEISPETTEVNDYYLWSIFNFVYLNFCCLGFIALAYSLKVRDKKLLNDLSGAVEDAKTARLFNITSSALATLTIIILLLLLLGW; from the exons ATGGAAAGTAAGGCATATAAAGTTGAAGGTACGTGGCACCTACCACAATGCAAACACACTCTGCAGCGTGAGAAGAAGAAGACCAAGCCTCCACCAGGGACCGTGTCAGTGGCCACTGGTAAAAGTGGTCCTGCGATTACAGTAATAGAGATCTCCCCTGAGACCACTGAGGTAAATGATTATTACTTGTGGTCCATCTTCAACTTTGTCTACCTGAACTTCTGCTGCCTGGGCTTCATCGCGCTGGCCTACTCTCTGAAG GTCAGAGACAAAAAACTCCTGAATGACCTCAGTGGAGCTGTGGAAGATGCAAAGACAGCGCGACTTTTTAACATAACAAGTTCTGCTCTTGCCACTCTCACCATCATCATTTTGCTGTTGTTACTACTGGGATGGTAG